From the genome of Acomys russatus chromosome 27, mAcoRus1.1, whole genome shotgun sequence, one region includes:
- the LOC127210016 gene encoding olfactory receptor 1361-like: MEGANLSGVSEFLLLGLSQNPRQQQLLFSVFLSMYLLTALGNLLVILAIATDARLHTPMYFFLANLAFVDICFTSTTIPKTLANHVSKHKGITYSSCLAQVFFFIWFAGIDSFLLTAMAYGRYVAICHPLHYTTSITPQLCGLLVTTSWASAFANALTHTVLLTRLSFCAHFFCDLSPLLKLACSDTSLNDAMVYTVGALPIIVPFAGILISYTSIFTAVLRIPSAGGKWKALSTCGSHLSVVSLFYGTLIGVYFSPTSSHTAQKDTVAAVMYTVVTPMLNPFIYTLRNRDMKGALGTLVQRKAVFVR, translated from the coding sequence ATGGAAGGTGCCAACCTCAGCGGGGTCTCTGAGTTCTTGCTGCTAGGCTTGTCACAGAACCCTaggcagcagcagctgctcttcTCCGTCTTCCTGAGCATGTACCTCCTGACAGCCCTAGGGAACCTGCTCGTCATCCTAGCCATTGCCACTGATGCCCGCctccacacccccatgtacttcttcctggcCAACCTGGCCTTTGTAGACATCTGcttcacctccaccaccatccccaAGACGCTGGCCAACCACGTATCGAAACACAAAGGCATCACGTACTCTAGTTGTCTCGCACAGGTGTTCTTTTTCATCTGGTTCGCCGGCATCGACAGCTTCCTGCTGACCGCCATGGCCTACGGCCGTTATGTGGCCATCTGCCACCCGCTACATTATACTACGTCCATCACACCCCAGCTCTGTGGCCTCCTGGTCACTACATCCTGGGCCTCAGCCTTTGCAAATGCCCTGACCCACACGGTCCTGCTGACTCGCCTCTCGTTCTGTGCCCACTTCTTCTGTGACCTCAGCCCACTACTGAAGCTGGCCTGCTCAGACACTTCTCTCAACGACGCCATGGTGTACACCGTGGGCGCGCTGCCCATCATCGTGCCGTTTGCAGGTATCTTGATCTCTTACACGAGCATCTTCACGGCGGTGCTGAGGATCCCGTCCGCAGGAGGGAAGTGGAAGGCGCTCTCCACCTGCGGCTCCCATCTCTCCGTGGTGTCCCTGTTCTACGGGACGCTCATCGGGGTGTACTTCAGCCCCACGTCCTCCCACACAGCCCAGAAGGACACGGTGGCTGCAGTGATGTACACTGTAGTCACCCCCATGCTAAACCCCTTCATCTACACCCTGAGGAACAGGGACATGAAGGGTGCCCTGGGGACCCTTGTCCAAAGGAAAGCGGTCTTTGTTAGGTAA
- the LOC127210015 gene encoding olfactory receptor 2Z1-like, with protein sequence MGTSNVSTSSDFTLVGLLSHTGPHLALFFLVATTFTTGLLGNTILIFLIATDSRLHTPMYFLLSQLSILDIGFPLITIPKMMTDFLQGENAITFGGCVTQMFFLMLMGVSEGVLLSLMSYDRYVAVCHPLHYQVLMRSHVCLAMVGASWFSGALVASVQTSITLQFPFCASHTVDHFFCELPALLKLSCSDTSAYELALSISGVLILLLPLSLIFTSYGHVLGAVLRMRSAEARHKAFTTCSSHVAVVGLFYGAAVFMYMVPGSYHSPQQDNVVSLFYSLITPALNPLIYSLRNKEVRMALVKVMGRADIRAKR encoded by the coding sequence ATGGGGACTTCAAATGTGTCAACAAGTTCAGATTTCACCCTGGTGGGACTCTTGAGCCACACGGGGCCCCACCTCGCCCTCTTCTTCCTTGTGGCCACTACGTTCACCACAGGCCTGCTAGGTAACACCATCCTGATTTTCCTGATCGCCACAGACTCCAGGCTCCATACGCCCATGTACTTCCTGCTCAGCCAACTCTCGATTCTGGATATCGGCTTCCCTCTAATCACCATCCCCAAGATGATGACGGACTTCCTGCAGGGAGAGAATGCCATAACCTTCGGGGGATGCGTCACCCAGATGTTCTTCCTCATGCTCATGGGTGTTTCTGAGGGAGTCCTTCTGTCCCTCATGTCTTATGACCGCTACGTGGCCGTGTGCCATCCGCTGCATTACCAGGTGCTCATGAGAAGCCACGTGTGTCTGGCGATGGTGGGCGCATCCTGGTTCTCAGGTGCGCTGGTGGCCTCGGTCCAGACCTCCATCACCCTGCAGTTCCCCTTCTGTGCCTCGCATACCGTGGACCACTTCTTCTGTGAGCTGCCGGCTCTCCTCAAGCTGTCGTGTTCAGACACTTCAGCCTATGAGTTGGCGCTATCCATCTCTGGGGTGCTAATCTTACTGCTGCCCCTGTCTCTCATCTTCACCTCCTACGGCCACGTTCTAGGGGCCGTGCTGCGCATGCGTTCAGCCGAAGCGAGACACAAGGCTTTCACCACATGCTCCTCACACGTGGCTGTCGTGGGTCTCTTTTACGGGGCAGCCGTATTCATGTACATGGTCCCAGGTAGCTACCACTCCCCACAACAGGACAACGTGGTGTCCCTCTTCTATAGCCTCATCACCCCAGCCCTCAACCCGCTCATCTACAGTTTGAGGAACAAGGAAGTTCGAATGGCCTTGGTGAAGGTCATGGGCAGGGCTGACATCAGGGCAAAGCGATGA